One Oncorhynchus clarkii lewisi isolate Uvic-CL-2024 chromosome 31, UVic_Ocla_1.0, whole genome shotgun sequence DNA segment encodes these proteins:
- the LOC139390919 gene encoding transforming growth factor-beta-induced protein ig-h3-like: MQHLTLLTLALTLIATICFAKSPYQSVLQHSRIRGRQHGPNVCAMQKIQGTDKKYFTNCKQWYHRKICGKPTVISYECCPGYEKLPGEKGCPAALPLVNIYNTLGVVGAATTKMYSERAQLREEIEGPGSFTFFAPSNQAWAALPNEILDALVSNVNIELLNALHYHMVNRRLTSEDLKHGSAFPSMYQDFNVHIHHYPNGIVTVNCARLVKTDQHATNGIVHVVDRVITAVTNDVHTFIDTDDDLETLRNAVAAAGLTQMLESDGHYTVFAPTNEAFEKIPPEMLNRILGDPVALKDLLNYHILKNMQCAESITSGTPLETLQGTVLEVGCDGADMTLNGKAIIQKKDQLGTNGVVHYINELLIPDSAKTLLELAQGSAVTTATKLFVDAGLGSHLSGSEALTILTPQNEAFKEGVTMTGDLKKLLKNHILKEQLSSGSLYYGQELETLGGIKLRVFVYRNSLCIENSCIVAHDKIGRFGSMFTVDKVLTPPMGTIMDVLKADNRFSLLVGAIQTAGLTELMNQAGPHTVFAPTNDAFSALPKADLNKLMGNPKELASVLKYHMAKEILVSGGVGSHTRLKPLQGDKLELNMRNQTVYINKVPVVEADLMATNGVVHAVGAIIKPLPPKVDREQADAPVSSMRTDSRIGVKNDDLFQKVRKSLSSRTMSRVQ, from the exons ATGCAGCACTTAACTTTATTGACTTTGGCGCTCACCTTGATTGCAACGATTTGTTTTGCAAAGTCACCCTATCAATCAGTTCTTCAGCACAGCAGGATAAGAGGCAGACAGCATGG ACCCAATGTGTGCGCGATGCAAAAGATACAGGGGACGGACAAGAAATATTTCACCAACTGCAAGCAATGGTACCATCGCAAGATCTGCGGCAAGCCAAC GGTGATCAGCTATGAGTGTTGCCCCGGTTATGAGAAGCTTCCAGGAGAGAAGGGTTGTCCTGCTG CCCTGCCGTTAGTGAACATCTACAACACGCTGGGTGTGGTTGGAGCCGCCACCACTAAGATGTACTCAGAGAGGGCTCAGCTGAGGGAGGAGATCGAAGGACCAGGGAGCTTCACCTTTTTCGCTCCCAGCAACCAGGCCTGGGCGGCCCTACCCAAC GAAATCCTGGATGCTCTGGTGAGTAACGTGAACATTGAGCTTCTCAACGCGCTCCACTACCACATGGTGAACCGCCGTTTGACCTCTGAGGACCTGAAGCACGGATCTGCCTTCCCCTCCATGTACCAAGACTTCAACGTTCACATCCACCACTACCCCAACGGA ATTGTAACAGTGAACTGTGCTCGTCTGGTGAAAACAGACCAGCATGCGACCAACGGGATCGTGCACGTCGTGGACAGAGTCATCACCGCGGTTACCAACGACGTGCACACTTTCATCGACACCGATGATGATCTGGAGACTCTTCGT aatgctgttgctgctgctggtcTGACCCAAATGCTGGAGAGCGATGGTCACTACACGGTGTTCGCTCCAACCAACGAAGCCTTCGAGAAGATCCCCCCTGAAATGCTCAACAGGATCCTGGGAGACCCCGTGGCTCTgaaag ACCTGCTGAACTACCACATCCTGAAGAACATGCAGTGTGCAGAGTCCATCACATCTGGTACTCCCCTTGAGACCCTACAGGGGACCGTTCTAGAGGTGGGCTGTGATGGGGCTGACATGACCCTCAACGGGAAGGCCATCATCCAGAAGAAAGACCAGCTGGGGACCAACGGGGTCGTCCACTACATCAACGAGCTCCTCATCCCAGACTCAG CTAAGACTTTGTTGGAGCTGGCCCAGGGATCCGCCGTTACCACAGCGACCAAGCTGTTTGTTGATGCTGGTCTTGGCTCCCACCTTTCTGGCTCAGAGGCTCTGACCATCCTGACCCCTCAGAATGAAGCTTTCAAAG AGGGTGTGACAATGACTGGTGACCTGAAGAAGCTGTTGAAGAACCACATCCTGAAGGAGCAGCTGTCTTCCGGGTCACTGTACTACGGGCAAGAGCTAGAGACTCTGGGAGGAATCAAACTCAGAGTGTTCGTCTACCGTAAC AGCCTGTGCATAGAGAACTCCTGTATCGTTGCCCACGACAAGATCGGCCGTTTCGGTAGCATGTTCACAGTCGACAAGGTCCTGACTCCCCCAATGGGCACCATCATGGATGTCCTGAAGGCTGATAACCGATTCAG TCTGTTGGTCGGTGCCATCCAGACGGCTGGCTTGACAGAGCTGATGAACCAGGCCGGTCCCCATACCGTGTTCGCTCCCACCAACGATGCCTTCAGCGCCTTGCCAAAGGCTGACCTCAACAAACTCATGG GCAACCCCAAGGAGCTGGCCAGTGTGTTGAAGTACCACATGGCTAAGGAGATTCTGGTCAGTGGAGGAGTGGGCTCCCATACCAGACTGAAGCCTCTGCAGGGAGACAAGCTGGAGCTGAACATG AGGAACCAGACCGTGTACATCAACAAGGTCCCAGTGGTTGAAGCCGACTTGATGGCCACCAATGGAGTTGTCCACGCTGTGGGAGCCATCATAAAGCCACTGC ctcctaaGGTTGACAGGGAACAGGCTGATGCCCCCGTCTCTTCCATGAGA ACGGACTCAAGAATCGGAGTAAAAAATG ATGACCTCTTCCAGAAGGTCAGGAAAAGTCTCTCCAGCAGGACGATGAGTCGCGTCCAGTAA